In Haliscomenobacter hydrossis DSM 1100, the DNA window AGCTCTTTTATGTTGCCTAAATAATAGGCGTAACGCTCGGGATGTGCCAAAATTGGGTAATATCCTTTGAGCCGCAATTGAAAAATGCGGTTATCCAAATCGGGTGGCGCACCAAAAAAAGACAATTCTACCAAAATTTGTTTGCCTGGCATGAGCAGCACATCTCCTTTTGCGAACAAACCGGCAGTATAATCGTCGAGGTTGTATTCGGCTGATGCCTCCAGACGAAACGACAATCCCTCTTTGCGCATGGCGCGTTGCAACTCTTCCCAGCCAGACTGGATCGTTGCTCCGGTATTGGGGTAATAATCGCCCATGACATGAGGGGTAGTGATGGCACCGGAATAGCCCAGCTTGATTAGTCCGCGGATTAAAGCAAGGCTCTCCTCCAGGGTTTTGGACCCGTCGTCAATGCCTGGTACAAGGTGCGAGTGCATGTCTATGCCCAACACGGAGAAGTCTGGTGGAGCAGAGGAATCTTTACTTTTAGGTTGAGCGAACAGTTTTCCAAACATAGCTTAGACTTGATAATAATCGCGGTACCAGTCAACAAAACGTTGCATGCCTTCCTGAATCGAAGTGCCAGGTTTGTACCCTGTATCTGCTTCAAGATCACTGACATCTGCAAAAGTAGCCACTACATCCCCAGGCTGCATGGGCATCATTTGCTTGATGGCCACTTTACCGAGTGCTTTTTCAGTCGCCGCAATGAATTCGGCTAATGAAACTGGCAGATTGTTGCCAATATTGTAGATCCGGTAAGCTGCACTTGAACGGGCTGGATCAGCCAGGGCTGGATTCCAATTGGGGTTGGGGGCGGGTATCCGATCTGCTACCAGAACAATTCCTGCTACAATGTCACCCACATAAGTGAAATCTCGAATCATTTTTCCTTCATTGAACACCTTGATTGGCTCACCCGCCAAGATGGCTTTGGTGAATAAAAAAGGAGCCATATCCGGGCGTCCCCAGGGGCCATAAACGGTAAATAAGCGCAAACCCGTGGTGGGCAAACCGTATAAATGGCTATAGGTATGAGCCATCAGTTCGTTGCTTTTTTTGCTGGCGGCATACAACGAAACGGGATGATCAACATTGTGGCTAGTAGAAAATGGCATCTCCGTATTGAGCCCGTACACGCTGGAACTGCTGGCGTACACAAGATGCTTGATCTTATGGTGTCGACAACATTCTAAAATATTGACAAACCCAACAATATTGCTGTTGATGTAAGCATGTGGGTTGATCAAACTGTAGCGTACCCCCGCCTGTGCGGCAAGGTTGATGACCACATCAAAGCCCTGGTCTTGAAAAAGTTTTTCCAATCCAGACAGGTCATCTATATTCATTTGCACAAACGAAAAATTGGCCTGTGCCCCGCTGATTAATTCACCAGGAAGTATGCTGCTCCGGTCAATACCCAGTTGCGCCAAGCGGGCGTGCTTCAGGTCTATCTCGTAGTAGTCGTTCAACGAATCGAGCCCAACCACCAGGTCTCCCCGCTCTATGAGTTGTTTCGCCAAATGAAAGCCAATAAAACCGGCTGCTCCGGTAACCAGAATACGTTTCATTGCATCAACAAATTAGCACATTAGCAATCAGCTGTCCGCTGTCAGCAAATTAGCACATCAACAAATTAGCACATTAAGCTGCTCCTCGTGTGCCGGGCAGTGGACGAAGAATTTCCGGAGCCATTTGCATGCGCAAAGAATAACCAAGGTTCTCCAACTCAATAACGAAGTTTTTGGACCCTAGTCCTTGCAACAGCCGTCCCCGCAGGCCAAATAAACTGCCGCTGATAATTTCTACTTCCTCACCGATTTTAAAAACCCCTTTGTCTACCTCCACATTGGTAATTTCCCCGGTTACCCGGCGCAAAATTTCAATTTCAGCTTCAGGAATGGCAATGAGGTCTTTAGCGATTTTGACAAAATTCACCACATCAGGGGTCTCCAGTACCGGAACATATTGATCTTTAGTGATTTGCACAAAGACATAACAATTGATCAGCGGGAGTTCAATTTTTTTGATCTTACGGGTGTACATACGCGTCACGGTCTGTAAAGGCAGGTAACTCGTAACCCCTTTGTCCTGCAAATACTTGCTCACCAATTTTTCCCGCTTGTACTTGGTGTATACCGCAAACCAGCGAGGTTCTAAAGCGTCAAGCATAATTTCGTTTTTTATTACAGTTTTTTACAAGCTAATGAAAATTCTCAAGTACTAAGCGATGTGCTTCAGCATGACTTCACAGTTTCCGCAATGTAATGCAATTGTTCCTGATCCAACTCCGTATGCATGGGTAAGGAGATCACCTCCTGACACAACTGTTCGGTGATGGGCAAATGCTCAACTTCGGTAAACGAACGGAAAGCATCCTGCGCATACAGCGGAACGGGGTAATAGATCATACTCGGCACGCCTTTTTGTTGAAGATGCGCTTGAAGGGCATCACGTTGCCCGTTTTTAACCAATAAGGTATATTGATGAAAAACGTGGGTGGAACGCGGGTGCCGTACTGGAGTTTGCACCCAATCGAGACCAGCAAAAGCACGATCGTAAAAATCAGCCGCTGCCCGCCGTGCCGCCGCGTATTCATCCAGATGTTGGAGCTTTACCCCCAAAACTACCGCCTGGATGGAGTCCAACCGTGAGTTTACGCCTACGGCATCGTGGTAGTAACGCCGCCCTTGACCATGATTGGCGATCATCTGCATGCGTTGTGCCAAATCCGCCCGATTGGTGCTGATGGCGCCACCGTCACCATAAGCGCCCAGGTTTTTGGATGGATAAAAAGAGGTACAACCAATGTGTGCAATGGTACCCGTTTTGGCAGTGCTGCCATCACTAAAGGTATAATCTGCACCAATGGCTTGAGCATTGTCTTCTATCACCCACAAGCCACGTTCTTGCGCCAGCGCCATAATGGGTTCCAAATCGCAACTTTGTCCAAACAGGTTGACGGGCACAATCGCTTTGGTACGTGGGGTAATTGCTGCTGCAACAATATCTGCAGTCAGGTTGAAGGTGTCGTAATCCACATCCACCATCACGGGTTTCAAACGCAACAAAGCAATGACCTCAGCCGTAGCCACATACGTAAATGCCGGTACAATCACTTCATCTCCTGGCTGCAAATCCAGTGCCATCATGGCGATTTGCAGCGCATCGGTGCCATTGGCACAGGGAATGACGTGTTGTGCCCGCAGGTAATGCTGCAAACCTTCCTGAAAGGCTTTTACCTTCGGCCCATTGATGTAAGCAGTTGTATCCAGTACCTCCAGGATTCCCTGATCGATTTCCGCCTTGATCTTTAAGTACTGCCGCTTTAAGTCAACCATTTGGATGGCGTCCATAAAAAAAGAGTTTTTGGGGTTCGGGAGTTCGAGGGTTCGGGGGTTCGAGGGTTCGGACTCCAACCCTGGAACCCCTGAACCCTCGAACCCTCGAACCCCCGAACCCTCAAACCCTTTCCAGCGCTTTCCCCGCAATCGTCTTACCAATCGCCAAAGAGGCGGTGGCAGCCGGAGAAGGAGCGCTGCATACATTAATAATATTGTGGTCCTCAAAAATGAGGAATTCGTCAATCAATTTGCCTTCGAGGTCACAGGCCATGGCCCGCACTCCGGCACCGCCGCGCTGAAGGTCGTCGTACCCAACCTCAGGGATCAGGTGTTGCAAGGCTTTGACAAAGGCGCTTTTGGAAAAAGAGCGATACATTTCGCCCCAGCCGTAGCGCCAGTGTTTGGCCGCCAGACGCATAAAACCGGGATAAGACAAGGTCTCTAGCAACTCAGGAAGGTCCAGATCCCAGCGGCTGTAGCCCTCGCGGCGGAATGCCAGCACCGCATTGGGGCCAGCTTCAATTCCCCCCTCAATCATCCGGGTATAATGAACGCCCAAGAAGGGAAATTCAGGATTTGGAACGGGATAAATCAGGTTATTGACCAAATATTGCTTTTCAGGTTTGAGCTCGTAATACTCTCCCCGGAAAGGTAAAATTTGGATGCCCGGGATTTTTTGCCCGGTCATTTTAGCGACCTTATCGGCATACAAACCCGCACAACTGATCAGCAAGTCCCCGGATACTTCGCCCGCTTCACCGATAACCGTAATCTCGTTATCGCTGCGTTTGATGGAAGTCACTTTAAAGCCCGTACGGATCACCCCTCCACGAGCGGTAATCAATTCGGCGTATTTGTTAGCCACCTTGCGGTAGTTGATGATGCCCGCTTGAGGAACCCAAAGCGATTCGACGACATTGACGTGGGGTTCGTGTTCGCGGGTTTCGGCAGCACTGATGCGCCGAATGTCCTTTAAGCCATTTTGCAGGCCATGATCGAGGATTTTATCCAAGTGGGGCAATTCTTCGGGGCGGGTAGCCACAATTATTTTGCCACAGATGTCATAAGGAATGGCATGCTCATCACAAAAACGCAACAGCTCTCCATACCCTTCCATGCAGTTCCGGGCGCGCAAAGTACCGGGACGATAGTAGATTCCCGAATGGATCACCCCACTGTTGTGGCCCGTTTGGTGGGTTGCTAACTCTGGTTCCTTTTCCAGCACGGTCACCTTCAAGTCGGGCCTTGCTTCCATCAAGCGCCACGCGGTAGCCAAACCGACAATTCCTCCTCCAATGATGAGTACCTCTTTTTTCATGCTGTTTGAGGGCTTACATCCAAATCAGACCAGAGCAATAAAGGCGCTACATCAGAGTAGCTCTTGATCACACTCGGGTATTCCGTACTTGAATAAATGATGAATCGTATGCGTCGGGAAACCAGCGTTTCTACTTTTTCAATCAATTGGATCAGGTAATGGCGATCTATATTGCCTACAAAAATCAAATCAATGATGGGACTGTCCAATCCACGGGCAAAATCACCCGTCAAAAAAACTTTTTCCACCTCACCCAAACGTTTGACCACGTTTTCAATGATCTGATCCAGGCCTAAATATTTCATGAGGATGGTATGCACTTCTCGAAACAGGGGATGCTGGGTGTTGGCACGAAAGATTTTTTTATTGCCACTCAATTCCGAAACGAGCATTCCCGCCTTTTCTAAGTTGTTCAATTCCAGTCGAATGGCGTTGGTGGATTCTCCGAACTCACTTTCCAAACCACGCAAATAGGCAGTAGTACTACTGTTGAGGAAGAATTTCAACAGTAGTTTGATCCTGGTTTTTGAGGAAATGAGCGCTTCTATCATCGAAGTGAACTTGGTTTTTGGAAATGCAAAGATAACAAGAAAATGAGTAGAAAAGTTGCTCAAAGTTGAGTGCTTTTTTGCAGCGTTTTCCCTACTTCACCAACTCGCGCGCAAATTTGATGTACTGCTCCCAATCGTACAGCGTCATATCGTGTTTCCCCTCGCGAATATGGTATCGCACCTGTTTTCCAACCGGGGCATTCAACCCAGGAAACGCAACGGTACCCAATCCCGGCTTGCGGTACAATTGATAAACGGCTTCGGTATTTTGTGCACCTAAAAACTCTCCTTTAGGGTCAGACCATTGATCCCCCATGGCACTGGCGACATAAAGTGGCCGCGGGGCCAGCAAACTCAACAGAATGTGCTGATCAAAGGGCAGTTCATTCTCCTTGTAGGCATAATGTTGATAGGACTTTAAAAACCAATGGGGGAAACTGTTGGTGATGCGCCATAAATTTTCGCCGTAATTCCTGCGGGTCAAGGCCGCCCCGCCCTCACCGGATTCATTGGAAATGATGGCCGCAAACCGTTGATCATTGGCAGCAGCCCACAAGGCTGCTTTCCCCAAACGGGAGTGCCCATGCAGGATGATTTTTTGGGCATCCACTTGTGGGATCGTTTCAAGAAAATCGACCATACTACTGAGCCCCCAGGCCCAGGCCCCGATGGCCGACCACTCTTCTGTTTTTAAGCCCAATTGATCGGCCAGCGTGGTTCTGATCCCATTTTGGTACCCTGTGGGGAGATCCTCTTCGAAGTCTCCACAGGCAACGGTGATACTGCCATACCCAGCATCGATGAGTTTTTCAAACTGCCAGCGCGAGGCCTGGGCACCCCGTGATTCAGCTTGCCCAAGGTTGTTTTTAAATTGGGTGGCTTCGTTGCAAACGACATATTTTTCAAAAATCGGAATGCGCTTGTCTGTATTAGTGGTTTGATTGCCACAAAAGTTAAGTCCCAAAAATACGGGTACTTTTGCGGACTTATTCGGCAAGACCCCTAAAACGCTGATGCTGTGTTTTCCTTCAAAGGTAATTGTCCAGATATATTGAATGGCCTTGCCTCCCAGAATCTCCGTTCGGGAAACCAACTGGCTGCTTTGTTTGAGTTTTTTTTCCGGCATCTTTCCATACATGGTCTGCTGGAATTGTGCCAGCCAGTACCCTCGATGTTTTTCCCAGTCCTTTTTGTTTTTAATGATGCTTCCATCCGGTTTTTGCAGTGGATTGGGGAGGGTGAAGTTTCCAACTTTACTTTCATCCATATTGGCCACAAAGGGCTGTTGTGCCTGGGCCATGATACTCCAAAAGGTCAGACTGAAAAGAAGGAGTGATGTTTTCATAACAAATGGATTCAGAAGGAATTAGGTTGCTAATGTACAAAATTTTGTCAAAAATCGGGAGTAACACACGTTTACTTCGCCAATATTCCCGCACAAATCTCCCGCACCAAGCCCGGCCCGGCATACACCAAGCCTGAATAAACCTGTACCAGCGAAGCTCCAGCCTCCAGTTTTTCGATGGCGTCCTGAGCCGAGGCAATACCCCCAACTCCAATGATGAATAGGCTTCCCTCCGATTTTTGGTGCAAGTACCGGATGACTTCCGTAGCACGTTCGCGCAGGGGATGACCACTCAAGCCCCCCGCCCCAATCTCCTCCACATCCGCCATAGCGCTGATCAGGCCTTCTCTACCGATGGTGGTGTTGGTGGCAATCACCCCGGCAATACCCGTTGTTTGCACAATTTCCAGGATGTCATCCAATTGTTGTTCGTTCAAATCCGGGGCGATTTTGAGCAAAATAGGCGTGGGAATGCGGTGCTCATGGTTTTTTTGCTGCAGAGCGGTCAAAAGCTCGGTGAGCGGTTCTTTCTCTTGCAATGCCCGCAAGTCAGGCGTATTGGGGGAGCTTACGTTGACCACAAAATAATCCACAAAAGGAAAAAGCCGATCAAAGCAGTAGAGGTAATCCAGGAGCGCTTTATCATTGGGTGTCGATTTGTTTTTGCCAATGTTCCCACCGATCACCAACCCTTGAGGTCGAGGTTTTTTGAGCTGCTCTACCAATTCATCTACCCCCGCATTGTTGAAACCCATGCGATTGATAAGGGCTTCATCTTCTGGCAAACGGAAGAGGCGCGGCTGGGGATTTCCATCCTGCGGTTTGGGCGTGACCGTACCCAGCTCAACAAAGCCAAAACCCAATGTTGCCATCGCTTGGTAATACTTGCCATCCTTGTCAAAACCAGCGGCGAGTCCGACTGGGTTTTTAAATTTTAAGCCCAAAAAATGGCGCTCCAGCCGGGCATCCTCCAATTGATAAGCCTTGCGCAAGGCAGAACCTACCCCTGGAATGGCCAATCCCAATTTGAGCAATGCCACCGTAATGTAGTGCGCCCTTTCTGGAGCAATACGAAAGAGAATGGGTTTCAGTAGATTTTGATAAAATGTCATTTCCGTCAATTTGTGGGGGCAACCCTACGTGGTTGCCCGATTATGCGGTTGCTCGATTACGTGGTTGCCCAAAAATCAAATGGTTGCCGATTATGCGGGACCCTTCAAAGCCAAAAATACAAATACGGCAAATAAAACGCCGTCAACATTCCATTCAACGCCATCGCCAAAGCAGCAGCGGCTGCCATCAAATCACTTTCTTGCTGTGCACGCGCCGTACCAATGCCATGTGACACCGTCCCTATTGCCAGTCCACTGGCCACCGGATCGGTGATGCCCAGCCTGCGCAAAAAAGGCAAGCCCCATACTGCGCCCATAATCCCACTCAAAAGTACAAATGCCACCGTCAATGAAGCCTCGCCGCCCAATGACTTGCTCAACTCCAGGGCAATCGGTGTGGTTACTGCTTTGGTGGACATGGCTTGCACAAAGGGTTCGGGCAGACCCAGCCAGCGGGTGAGGCAAACTCCAGTGATTACATTGACCAGTCCGCCACAACTCACGGCAGCGATGATGGCCAAGGCCTGGCGCTTCAACGCGGCAGTTTGTTCGTAAAGAATCAGGGCCAAACATATGACGGTAGGCGACAACATAAACACGAGTGCCTCGGTAGACTTCAGGTAGTCTTCAACCTTTCCTCCCGCGACCCGAATCACCAGTGCGATCAGCACAATGGCGATCAACACAGGATTCAACCACGATTTTCGGAAGCGTAGAAAAAGGTGCTGTCCCCAAAAATAGGCACCCAAGGTAAGCCCGATCATCAGGGAGGGTTCCTGGAAGGGATTCATCGGTTCAGCAATTTAAATACCAGGGCCGTAGTCAATCCGCTGAGCACGGAGGTAATGACCACCAATAGGGCCAATTTCCAGCCGTAGTGCAACAAACGCTCGGCGTGCAGCAAAATGCCCAAACTGGGTGGCACAAAAAAAACGCCCATCAAACCCAAAAAACCTTTAGCACTGAGTTGAACGGAGGCATACGACACCCACTTAAATTGCAAAGCTACCCATAACCCCAACATGCCTAAAACTGCACCGGGTATGGGTAGCCTTGCCAATTGGGTCGTGGTTTCACCCAGTGCCCAAAACAAAAAAATGATGGTTAAACCGCGTAAGATGTCCACTTAAGCGTTGTTTACATGATCAATAGCAACCTAAAATAAGAAAGTTGCTACAGCTTTTGGACGTCGTAGACCAAATAATTGGTTTTGCCCTGCCAAGGCATGGCTTTTACTTTTTTGCGGTAAAAAAGCTTGACCCGCTGGCCTTGCAATTGATCCAGTTTTTGCGCCACATGGTTATCGGGTACCGAAAAATTCCATCCGTTCATCGCCTGAGTCATTTTGTCTGGAGCGATGTTAGGATTCAAGTTGATGGTTCCGGTATTCAGGTTACCCTCGTGAGTCTTGAATAAAATGCCTTTGTAGGTAATATTCGTCAAAGTACCACCGGTGGTACCCTTGCTCACCGTAAAATTGCAGTAGATGAAGATATATCCCAGAAAAAACAAAATGCCAGCCAGCAATGCCCACATCAAGAGGCGGCGAAATTTTTTGCCTACATTTTGGGCTCCTTCTTTGACAACCTGTTCAAATTCGCTCATGACCTTATGGTTTTATGTCCTAAAATTACAACTATTGAGACGTATTTTCTACCTAAAGGGAACTTCAATGGGCTAAAATGTGTTTTTTTTTAAAAAATACTTTTCAGCGCTTGGATAAAAGAAAAACATCGCTGTATATTTGCCGACGCCTTTGAAAAAGGGCAATGTTCTTTACTTGGTGTGGTAGCTCAGTTGGTAGAGCACAGGACTGAAAATCCTGGTGTCGCTGGTTCAATTCCTGCCCGCACCACCATATTTTATCTTATGATTGCTGTTTTCACACATACTCATCATCATCATGGCTTACATCTGTAAGGCAAATGGTTGAAGTATGCTGTGTTAAATCAGTATTAAATCTCAGAAGAGGTCTACCATTTGCGGGTAGACCTCTTTTTTTTTGTCCTGAATTTTTCAGCACCATGTTCAATAACAAGATGCCATGCCAACCATGCTAAAAATTGCCGTGCAGAAATCCGGGCGCCTGCAAGAGGACTCGCTGGAGATGCTGCGAGAATGTGGAGTCCGCGTCGACAATGGCCGCGATCAACTTAAAGTAGCCGCCTCTGGTTTTCCACTGGAATTGTTTTTCCTCCGCAATTCCGATATCCCTCAGTACGTAGCTGATGGCGTGGCCGATGTGGCCATCCTGGGTCAAAATACCGTGATCGAAAAAGAAAAAGACCTGGAAGAGGTACTGCCCCTGGGTTTTGCCCGTTGCCGCCTGTCACTCGCGGTGCCCAAAGGCACTGTTTATCCCGACATAACCTGGCTCAACGGAAAAAAAATTGCTACTTCTTACCCCAATACCCTGCGCGCTTTTCTGATTAGACACAACATCGAGGCAGAAATTCATGAAATCGCAGGTTCCGTAGAAATTGCACCCAATATCGGCTTGGCCGATGCCATTTGTGACCTGGTCAGCTCTGGCAACACCTTATTCATGAATGGCCTGGAGGAAAAAGAAGTGATCCTCAAATCCGAAGCGGCTATTTTTGCCAGCCGCAACATCAGTACCGAAGCCCGTGAACTGCTGGAGAAACTGATCTTCCGCTTTAAATCCGTCCTGGCTGCTCGCAACAACAAATACCTGCTGATGAATGCCCCCAACGAAGCACTATCCGAAATCATCAATATCCTGCCCGGTATGAAAAGCCCCACCGTGGTGCCATTGGCCGAGCCAGGCTGGAGCAGCGTCCATACCGTAATCAGCGAAGACCGCTTTTGGGAAATCATCGATCGACTCAAAGCAGCGGGCGCGCAGGGGATTTTGATTATTCCGATTCAGAAAATGATCTTATAAATAGGGTTCGGGGGTTCGAAGTTCGAGGGTTCTCTAACTGGTCGCCGAGATGGTCACTGAGCGAAGTCGAAGTGAAGTCGAGGTGCCCGGATGGAGAACCCCCGAACCCTCGAACCACCGAACCCTCGAACCTTGTGAGCATGAAATCCTTCTCCTACGCCGACATTACAAACAACCCCTCCCTCCTGGCGCGACCCGCCATGACCGCCGCCAACCTGGATGCCACGGTCAGTCAAATTTTGTTGGACATCCGCCAGCGGGGCGATGTTGCGGTAAAAGAATATACGTTGCGCTTTGATAAAATAGCCCTGAATGAACTGGAAGTAAGTGCCTCCGAACTGGCCGAAGCCGCCGCTTCGCTTGATCCAGCACTGAAAACGGCCATTCAAACGGCCAAGCACAATATCGAAACCTTTCATGCCCGCCAGCAAAGTACCCCGGAGGTGATCGAAACCATGCCCGGCGTTTTCTGCTGGCGCAAAAATGTCGGCATCGATAAAGTGGGCTTGTACATTCCCGGAGGGACTGCTCCGCTGTTTTCTACAGTGTTGATGCTGGGCGTTCCCGCCAAATTAGCAGGTTGTAAGGAGGTTGTATTGTGTTCACCTCCTGGAGCAGACGGAAAAATCCATCCGGCCATTTTGTTTGCTGCCCAAACGGTGGGGGTCACCCGCATATTTAAGGCTGGAGGGGTTCAAGCCATCGGGGCAATGGCTTATGGCACGGAAAGTATTCCTCGGGTATACAAAATATTTGGCCCCGGCAATCAATATGTTACTGCCGCCAAACAATTGGTCAGCCGTGAACAGGTGGCCATCGATATGCCTGCCGGGCCCTCCGAAGTCTTGGTCTGCGCGGATGAAACAGCTGATCCTGCGTTTGTAGCCGCCGATCTGCTGGCCCAGGCCGAACACGGCATCGATAGCCAGGTGGTACTTTTGACTTTTAGTACCGATTTGTTACAAGCCGTTTTTGCAGAAGTAGAGCGTCAGGTAGCTTTGTTGCCCCGTGCTGAAATTACCCGCAAAGCGCTGGAAAATAGTGTGGCCGTAGCCGTCAACTCCCGCGCCGAAGCCCTGGAAATCATCAATAACTATGCCCCCGAACACTTGATTTTGGCAATGGGGGACGCGGATGCTTTTGCGGAGCAAGTCCAAAATGCCGGTTCCGTGTTCATTGGCAACTACACGCCAGAATCAGTGGGTGATTATGCCTCTGGCACCAACCACACCCTGCCCACTAATGGCTATGCCCGGGCGTACAGTGGG includes these proteins:
- a CDS encoding transcriptional regulator — translated: MIEALISSKTRIKLLLKFFLNSSTTAYLRGLESEFGESTNAIRLELNNLEKAGMLVSELSGNKKIFRANTQHPLFREVHTILMKYLGLDQIIENVVKRLGEVEKVFLTGDFARGLDSPIIDLIFVGNIDRHYLIQLIEKVETLVSRRIRFIIYSSTEYPSVIKSYSDVAPLLLWSDLDVSPQTA
- a CDS encoding CidA/LrgA family protein, which encodes MDILRGLTIIFLFWALGETTTQLARLPIPGAVLGMLGLWVALQFKWVSYASVQLSAKGFLGLMGVFFVPPSLGILLHAERLLHYGWKLALLVVITSVLSGLTTALVFKLLNR
- a CDS encoding quinone-dependent dihydroorotate dehydrogenase, with amino-acid sequence MTFYQNLLKPILFRIAPERAHYITVALLKLGLAIPGVGSALRKAYQLEDARLERHFLGLKFKNPVGLAAGFDKDGKYYQAMATLGFGFVELGTVTPKPQDGNPQPRLFRLPEDEALINRMGFNNAGVDELVEQLKKPRPQGLVIGGNIGKNKSTPNDKALLDYLYCFDRLFPFVDYFVVNVSSPNTPDLRALQEKEPLTELLTALQQKNHEHRIPTPILLKIAPDLNEQQLDDILEIVQTTGIAGVIATNTTIGREGLISAMADVEEIGAGGLSGHPLRERATEVIRYLHQKSEGSLFIIGVGGIASAQDAIEKLEAGASLVQVYSGLVYAGPGLVREICAGILAK
- a CDS encoding tyrosine-protein phosphatase; this encodes MFGKLFAQPKSKDSSAPPDFSVLGIDMHSHLVPGIDDGSKTLEESLALIRGLIKLGYSGAITTPHVMGDYYPNTGATIQSGWEELQRAMRKEGLSFRLEASAEYNLDDYTAGLFAKGDVLLMPGKQILVELSFFGAPPDLDNRIFQLRLKGYYPILAHPERYAYYLGNIKELERISDLGCDLQVNILSLTGYYGSPIAKWAKTLIEKGMVSYLGTDLHNERHLQALQNALRQKDVLKIIQRYTFKNKDLFNQ
- a CDS encoding LrgB family protein, whose protein sequence is MNPFQEPSLMIGLTLGAYFWGQHLFLRFRKSWLNPVLIAIVLIALVIRVAGGKVEDYLKSTEALVFMLSPTVICLALILYEQTAALKRQALAIIAAVSCGGLVNVITGVCLTRWLGLPEPFVQAMSTKAVTTPIALELSKSLGGEASLTVAFVLLSGIMGAVWGLPFLRRLGITDPVASGLAIGTVSHGIGTARAQQESDLMAAAAALAMALNGMLTAFYLPYLYFWL
- the hisG gene encoding ATP phosphoribosyltransferase, which produces MPTMLKIAVQKSGRLQEDSLEMLRECGVRVDNGRDQLKVAASGFPLELFFLRNSDIPQYVADGVADVAILGQNTVIEKEKDLEEVLPLGFARCRLSLAVPKGTVYPDITWLNGKKIATSYPNTLRAFLIRHNIEAEIHEIAGSVEIAPNIGLADAICDLVSSGNTLFMNGLEEKEVILKSEAAIFASRNISTEARELLEKLIFRFKSVLAARNNKYLLMNAPNEALSEIINILPGMKSPTVVPLAEPGWSSVHTVISEDRFWEIIDRLKAAGAQGILIIPIQKMIL
- a CDS encoding NAD-dependent epimerase, giving the protein MKRILVTGAAGFIGFHLAKQLIERGDLVVGLDSLNDYYEIDLKHARLAQLGIDRSSILPGELISGAQANFSFVQMNIDDLSGLEKLFQDQGFDVVINLAAQAGVRYSLINPHAYINSNIVGFVNILECCRHHKIKHLVYASSSSVYGLNTEMPFSTSHNVDHPVSLYAASKKSNELMAHTYSHLYGLPTTGLRLFTVYGPWGRPDMAPFLFTKAILAGEPIKVFNEGKMIRDFTYVGDIVAGIVLVADRIPAPNPNWNPALADPARSSAAYRIYNIGNNLPVSLAEFIAATEKALGKVAIKQMMPMQPGDVVATFADVSDLEADTGYKPGTSIQEGMQRFVDWYRDYYQV
- the lhgO gene encoding L-2-hydroxyglutarate oxidase; amino-acid sequence: MKKEVLIIGGGIVGLATAWRLMEARPDLKVTVLEKEPELATHQTGHNSGVIHSGIYYRPGTLRARNCMEGYGELLRFCDEHAIPYDICGKIIVATRPEELPHLDKILDHGLQNGLKDIRRISAAETREHEPHVNVVESLWVPQAGIINYRKVANKYAELITARGGVIRTGFKVTSIKRSDNEITVIGEAGEVSGDLLISCAGLYADKVAKMTGQKIPGIQILPFRGEYYELKPEKQYLVNNLIYPVPNPEFPFLGVHYTRMIEGGIEAGPNAVLAFRREGYSRWDLDLPELLETLSYPGFMRLAAKHWRYGWGEMYRSFSKSAFVKALQHLIPEVGYDDLQRGGAGVRAMACDLEGKLIDEFLIFEDHNIINVCSAPSPAATASLAIGKTIAGKALERV
- a CDS encoding alpha/beta hydrolase, translated to MKTSLLLFSLTFWSIMAQAQQPFVANMDESKVGNFTLPNPLQKPDGSIIKNKKDWEKHRGYWLAQFQQTMYGKMPEKKLKQSSQLVSRTEILGGKAIQYIWTITFEGKHSISVLGVLPNKSAKVPVFLGLNFCGNQTTNTDKRIPIFEKYVVCNEATQFKNNLGQAESRGAQASRWQFEKLIDAGYGSITVACGDFEEDLPTGYQNGIRTTLADQLGLKTEEWSAIGAWAWGLSSMVDFLETIPQVDAQKIILHGHSRLGKAALWAAANDQRFAAIISNESGEGGAALTRRNYGENLWRITNSFPHWFLKSYQHYAYKENELPFDQHILLSLLAPRPLYVASAMGDQWSDPKGEFLGAQNTEAVYQLYRKPGLGTVAFPGLNAPVGKQVRYHIREGKHDMTLYDWEQYIKFARELVK
- a CDS encoding UpxY family transcription antiterminator; amino-acid sequence: MLDALEPRWFAVYTKYKREKLVSKYLQDKGVTSYLPLQTVTRMYTRKIKKIELPLINCYVFVQITKDQYVPVLETPDVVNFVKIAKDLIAIPEAEIEILRRVTGEITNVEVDKGVFKIGEEVEIISGSLFGLRGRLLQGLGSKNFVIELENLGYSLRMQMAPEILRPLPGTRGAA
- a CDS encoding DegT/DnrJ/EryC1/StrS family aminotransferase; translated protein: MDAIQMVDLKRQYLKIKAEIDQGILEVLDTTAYINGPKVKAFQEGLQHYLRAQHVIPCANGTDALQIAMMALDLQPGDEVIVPAFTYVATAEVIALLRLKPVMVDVDYDTFNLTADIVAAAITPRTKAIVPVNLFGQSCDLEPIMALAQERGLWVIEDNAQAIGADYTFSDGSTAKTGTIAHIGCTSFYPSKNLGAYGDGGAISTNRADLAQRMQMIANHGQGRRYYHDAVGVNSRLDSIQAVVLGVKLQHLDEYAAARRAAADFYDRAFAGLDWVQTPVRHPRSTHVFHQYTLLVKNGQRDALQAHLQQKGVPSMIYYPVPLYAQDAFRSFTEVEHLPITEQLCQEVISLPMHTELDQEQLHYIAETVKSC